One stretch of Brevibacillus laterosporus DNA includes these proteins:
- a CDS encoding DEAD/DEAH box helicase, giving the protein MSNDFMQITRGPIVTFLRERGYEKLTPIQAQTLPVILEGKDVIAESPTGSGKTMAYLLPLVQKLDETKKELQVLVLAPTQELVMQIYREATQLLASIGMHAAALIGGVDTKRQVEKLKTHPAIVIGTPGRVKELLELRKLKVHTVQSVVIDEADRMLDRGFANPVQDVLRRLMRDTQRLFFSATLSKQTQTMINGMAREPIVIATEAPDSKYEVLHFYLVEEGRKKADALRRLIRLVDAKKTLVFLNTIERVDEITDKLTYHHLECELLHRDTPKVDRAKALQHFRDGKLPVLIVTDVAARGIDISDVELVIHYDPATDADTYVHRSGRTGRMGKAGLVFSIVLPNQRFIIQKFSKQKQILIQEKTMSHGALVDPSGERKPYSGQKMTPRRESSNGDRTQGKRDPSKGRS; this is encoded by the coding sequence GTGTCTAACGATTTTATGCAAATTACACGAGGCCCCATTGTAACATTTCTAAGGGAACGTGGCTATGAAAAGCTAACTCCTATTCAAGCACAAACCTTACCTGTCATTCTAGAGGGAAAAGATGTCATAGCCGAATCCCCTACTGGATCGGGCAAAACGATGGCATATCTATTACCTCTTGTCCAAAAATTAGATGAAACAAAAAAAGAATTACAAGTGTTAGTTTTGGCACCTACTCAAGAGTTAGTTATGCAAATCTATCGCGAGGCAACGCAATTATTAGCTTCTATAGGTATGCATGCCGCTGCACTTATTGGTGGTGTCGATACGAAGCGCCAGGTGGAAAAGCTAAAAACCCATCCAGCTATTGTAATTGGAACGCCAGGCCGTGTAAAAGAACTACTGGAATTACGTAAATTAAAAGTTCACACAGTGCAAAGTGTAGTAATCGATGAGGCCGACCGCATGCTGGACCGTGGATTTGCTAATCCAGTACAGGACGTACTGCGCCGTTTAATGCGTGACACGCAACGTTTGTTTTTCTCAGCGACATTATCTAAACAAACACAAACCATGATAAACGGTATGGCTCGTGAACCGATAGTCATTGCGACTGAGGCTCCAGATAGCAAATACGAGGTGCTACATTTTTACTTAGTGGAAGAGGGACGTAAAAAAGCAGATGCGCTTCGTCGTCTAATTCGTTTGGTAGATGCCAAAAAAACACTTGTTTTTTTGAATACCATTGAACGAGTTGACGAAATCACAGATAAGTTAACTTACCATCATTTAGAGTGCGAGCTTTTACACCGTGATACGCCTAAAGTGGATCGAGCCAAAGCTCTGCAACATTTCCGTGATGGAAAACTCCCTGTACTGATCGTGACAGACGTGGCCGCCCGTGGTATTGATATCTCTGACGTTGAGCTGGTCATTCACTACGATCCAGCTACAGATGCGGATACCTATGTTCACCGGAGTGGTAGAACGGGACGTATGGGCAAGGCTGGGTTGGTGTTTTCAATTGTGTTGCCAAACCAGCGTTTTATCATCCAAAAATTCTCTAAACAAAAACAAATTCTTATCCAGGAAAAAACGATGTCTCATGGCGCATTAGTTGATCCGAGTGGGGAGCGAAAGCCTTATTCCGGGCAGAAAATGACACCACGTCGCGAGTCTTCAAATGGAGATCGCACACAAGGTAAGCGCGATCCTTCGAAAGGTCGTTCCTAA
- a CDS encoding small acid-soluble spore protein P yields the protein MAKDDFLVENPHQTYNNQFRGLEQTGEPQPGTKKVKQQNHTHQIKTRKG from the coding sequence ATGGCTAAAGATGATTTCTTAGTAGAAAATCCGCATCAAACTTATAATAACCAATTTCGTGGTTTAGAACAAACAGGGGAACCGCAACCAGGTACGAAAAAGGTAAAACAACAGAATCATACCCATCAAATCAAGACTCGCAAAGGTTAA
- a CDS encoding IS3 family transposase, which translates to MLSQVRYEPVYFAIRDLHDSKLYPISQLCENMGIQRSSYYKWLNRKESNNEKFNKELLLMIKDAYEERDGILGYRQMTIKLNRQHNLTVNHKRIYRLMCILQIKSVCRRKKKNYIPSTPEITTENVLNRDFESDGFGTKWLTDVTEMKYGLQSKAYLSAILDLSDKSIVSFVIGHSNNNELVFRTFDIAHQSYPNAKPIFHSDRGFQYTSKKFKKKLDDAGMIQSMSRVSRCIDNGPMESFWGMIKSEMYDLNKFNTYKELEVAIMEYINYYNNHRYQKRLNCMTPLEYRQYLQSSAS; encoded by the coding sequence ATTCTAAGCCAAGTCCGATATGAACCTGTATATTTTGCCATACGCGATCTTCATGACAGTAAATTATATCCCATTAGTCAACTCTGTGAAAACATGGGGATTCAACGTTCTTCGTATTATAAATGGCTAAACAGGAAAGAAAGTAATAACGAGAAATTCAACAAAGAGTTGCTTCTCATGATTAAGGATGCCTATGAAGAAAGAGATGGAATCCTTGGATATCGTCAGATGACAATCAAACTAAACCGACAACACAATCTTACTGTTAACCATAAACGGATATACAGACTCATGTGTATCTTACAAATAAAATCGGTATGCCGCAGAAAGAAAAAGAATTACATTCCTTCAACGCCTGAAATTACGACGGAAAATGTCTTGAACAGAGATTTCGAATCCGATGGATTCGGTACAAAATGGCTCACTGACGTGACGGAAATGAAGTATGGCCTTCAAAGCAAGGCTTATTTGAGTGCAATCCTGGATTTGTCAGATAAAAGTATTGTTTCTTTTGTGATCGGGCATTCCAACAACAATGAACTTGTTTTTAGAACTTTTGATATTGCACATCAGTCATATCCTAATGCTAAACCTATCTTTCATAGTGACCGAGGGTTCCAATATACGAGCAAAAAATTCAAGAAAAAACTGGACGATGCAGGAATGATACAAAGCATGTCGAGGGTATCTAGGTGCATAGACAATGGCCCGATGGAATCGTTTTGGGGAATGATAAAATCCGAAATGTATGATCTCAATAAATTCAATACATACAAAGAGCTGGAAGTAGCAATTATGGAATACATAAATTACTACAATAACCATCGATACCAGAAAAGACTAAACTGTATGACACCTTTGGAATACAGGCAATACCTTCAAAGTTCAGCATCATAA
- a CDS encoding transposase — MSHKAKISGSEKIAAIEKYLRGEDSLNHLANLLDVSFPSIKQWLQTYQSLGPNGLLNTSKNSSYSTELKKTAVEDYLASRGSHMDICKRYGIKSTRQLRNWILKYNGHEKPKASGSGGTPIMTKGRATTYKERIEIVRFCIEHQHNYAQTAQKFQVSYQQVYSWTNKYIKSGVDALQDKRGKRKSEDEMSEVEKLRAHNKLLQAENRRKQMEIDLLKKLDEIQRGRF, encoded by the coding sequence ATGTCCCATAAAGCAAAAATATCTGGGTCAGAAAAGATTGCAGCTATTGAAAAATATCTTCGTGGGGAAGATTCGCTTAATCATTTAGCAAATCTTCTAGATGTTTCCTTTCCATCTATTAAACAATGGCTTCAAACTTATCAATCATTAGGTCCAAACGGATTGCTCAATACATCCAAGAACTCCTCCTATTCCACAGAATTAAAGAAAACAGCTGTCGAGGATTATCTGGCTAGTCGTGGTTCTCACATGGATATATGTAAAAGATATGGCATCAAATCAACCCGCCAACTGCGTAACTGGATCCTGAAGTATAATGGTCATGAGAAGCCGAAAGCTTCCGGCTCAGGAGGAACGCCAATCATGACAAAAGGACGAGCAACTACTTACAAGGAAAGAATTGAAATCGTAAGATTCTGTATAGAACATCAACACAATTATGCCCAAACCGCACAGAAATTTCAGGTATCCTATCAGCAAGTTTATTCTTGGACAAATAAATACATTAAATCTGGTGTAGATGCACTTCAGGATAAACGTGGAAAGCGAAAATCTGAAGATGAGATGTCCGAAGTGGAGAAACTGAGGGCACATAATAAGCTGCTTCAAGCTGAGAACAGAAGAAAGCAAATGGAGATTGACTTACTAAAAAAGCTGGACGAAATCCAAAGGGGGCGATTCTAA
- a CDS encoding DUF441 domain-containing protein, with protein sequence MDITSLLLLLLLGLAIVGSNNAVAIAVSFLLFVRLLQLERVFPFLEQNGLHIGIIILTIGVMTPLASGKITPQMIWGTFTNWQSLLAVVIGIFVAYLGGRGAGLMTTNPVIVTGLLVGTIVGVSLFKGVPVGPLIAAGIVSLLLQVLPK encoded by the coding sequence ATGGATATCACCAGCTTACTTCTATTATTATTGCTAGGCTTGGCAATTGTAGGTAGTAATAATGCCGTAGCGATTGCGGTTTCTTTTTTACTATTTGTACGATTATTACAATTGGAGCGTGTTTTTCCGTTTTTAGAGCAAAACGGTTTGCATATTGGAATTATTATTTTAACCATTGGCGTCATGACCCCTCTTGCTAGTGGCAAAATTACACCGCAGATGATTTGGGGCACGTTTACGAACTGGCAGTCGTTGCTAGCTGTAGTTATAGGAATTTTTGTTGCTTATTTAGGAGGAAGAGGCGCTGGACTCATGACGACTAACCCTGTTATTGTGACAGGGCTATTAGTTGGAACGATTGTCGGGGTATCACTGTTTAAGGGTGTTCCTGTTGGACCTTTAATCGCTGCTGGTATCGTATCATTGTTACTGCAAGTTTTACCGAAATAA
- a CDS encoding DUF1811 family protein — MRLYSQFTLAELQEEMEMLRKQIDEKKKQDDQVSIGILEQKFFMAKSYYVGTQEFRIGKCYQVHGQQEPFVIEYFNGVFAWGTFQHNREAEAVGFPVGMLEE; from the coding sequence ATGCGTTTATACAGCCAGTTTACCTTAGCCGAACTACAAGAAGAAATGGAAATGCTCCGTAAACAGATTGATGAAAAAAAGAAACAAGATGATCAAGTGAGCATTGGTATTCTTGAACAAAAATTTTTTATGGCTAAATCTTATTATGTGGGGACCCAAGAATTCCGTATTGGGAAATGCTATCAGGTACATGGACAACAAGAGCCCTTTGTCATCGAATATTTTAACGGTGTCTTTGCATGGGGAACCTTTCAACATAACAGAGAGGCGGAAGCTGTAGGTTTTCCAGTCGGTATGCTAGAGGAATAA
- a CDS encoding DUF1444 family protein, which yields MSYNHDQEQSHDEKGRESIQKRVKELLERELPVGWSCLVDGEQITLQVAIEGEIHERSIPLQSLYKQVEDSPDNRRELLYRYIQHIMAAVKGATDTPTLAGNEQHVYPVLRHSSFFDHPKAKTLLTHPHTAETKIAYALDREDGYVLLDEKMLQEAEWSKEQLHDLAMDNLEASPYTIKADQVGEHVLYFLNSQDGYAASRILIPSILHEFEGKKKGKLLGTAIPHQDVMIIGDLANDKGAQLLAQVTHHFASKGDVPICPLPFIYQQGELETYLVVSPNQKG from the coding sequence ATGAGCTACAATCATGATCAGGAACAAAGTCACGATGAAAAGGGTCGTGAATCCATCCAGAAGCGTGTAAAAGAACTATTGGAGCGAGAATTACCTGTAGGCTGGAGCTGTCTTGTAGATGGAGAGCAGATTACGTTACAAGTTGCCATTGAAGGCGAAATTCATGAGCGGTCCATTCCGCTACAGTCTCTATACAAGCAAGTTGAAGACTCACCTGACAACCGTCGTGAACTCTTATATCGCTACATACAGCATATTATGGCGGCAGTTAAAGGGGCTACTGATACGCCTACATTGGCTGGCAACGAACAACATGTGTACCCAGTGTTACGTCATTCATCATTTTTTGATCATCCTAAAGCTAAAACACTATTAACTCATCCCCATACAGCAGAAACGAAAATTGCCTATGCATTGGATCGAGAGGATGGTTATGTTTTACTTGATGAAAAAATGTTGCAAGAGGCGGAGTGGAGCAAAGAACAGTTGCATGACCTAGCTATGGACAATCTTGAGGCATCTCCCTACACGATCAAAGCCGATCAGGTAGGGGAGCATGTTCTTTATTTTCTCAATTCCCAAGATGGATATGCTGCAAGTCGTATTTTAATACCGAGTATCCTACATGAATTTGAGGGGAAAAAGAAAGGTAAGTTGCTGGGAACGGCGATTCCTCATCAGGACGTCATGATTATTGGTGATCTGGCAAATGATAAAGGGGCACAATTGTTAGCTCAAGTGACACACCATTTTGCAAGTAAAGGTGACGTGCCTATATGCCCGTTGCCCTTCATCTATCAACAAGGGGAGCTGGAGACCTATTTGGTCGTCAGTCCCAATCAGAAAGGATAA
- a CDS encoding spore cortex-lytic protein: MISIRTLPLIRMTLHVGLLAGVSSIAFFFTPAGVAAPAIQPVSANKAKEQPSSYASAPQQRTANSESVEEPPAEGSWENIRKAQAKLKKVGFYDGPIDGRSSEELGQAVAAFQRLKGIPADGLLTEETFSWLQQSSNIPGEIDMLERLVYAESRGESYEGKVAVAAVVLNRVKSEQFPSTIKGVIFARNAFSVIQNGRLSSAKNKETQLAVRDALFGEDPSHGALYFYNPDISTSRWIFSRTTTVVIDNHVFAI; this comes from the coding sequence TTGATATCAATAAGGACTTTACCCTTGATCCGTATGACATTGCACGTTGGCCTGTTAGCCGGCGTTAGTTCTATTGCTTTTTTCTTTACGCCAGCAGGTGTTGCTGCACCTGCCATCCAACCTGTATCTGCTAACAAGGCAAAGGAACAACCCTCTTCCTATGCTTCCGCTCCTCAACAGCGTACAGCAAATTCGGAGTCTGTAGAGGAACCACCAGCAGAAGGCAGTTGGGAAAATATTCGGAAAGCCCAAGCCAAACTAAAAAAAGTGGGCTTCTATGATGGACCAATTGATGGGCGTTCCAGTGAAGAGCTAGGACAAGCAGTAGCTGCCTTTCAGCGTTTAAAGGGCATACCAGCAGATGGTTTGCTTACTGAAGAAACTTTTTCCTGGTTACAACAAAGCTCTAATATTCCCGGGGAAATTGATATGTTAGAGCGTCTGGTTTATGCGGAAAGTCGTGGTGAATCCTATGAAGGTAAGGTCGCTGTAGCAGCGGTTGTTTTAAATCGAGTCAAATCTGAGCAATTTCCTTCTACTATAAAAGGGGTCATTTTTGCCCGAAATGCGTTTAGTGTTATTCAAAACGGTCGGTTGTCTTCAGCTAAAAACAAAGAAACCCAATTAGCTGTACGTGATGCTTTATTTGGAGAAGATCCCTCTCATGGGGCACTCTATTTTTACAATCCTGACATCTCTACCTCACGATGGATTTTCAGTCGGACAACAACAGTTGTGATTGATAACCACGTGTTCGCTATTTAA
- a CDS encoding phosphodiester glycosidase family protein, whose translation MSEAPLTRSRSSKDQPPMRRSKKRKAKRRMKVMIASIVTFVVLVAGFYLTHDLRLWLAGTLLTTQHSSWAKYTLVGEDALNSLRAEINNPEAINSVSPAEISTTPAKVDKPEENPVQKELTEVIPVEKNFNPAHYFKGYVMKVSDPNRVHLIQTTGNKQNRGKPRGEWISEFSERTNAIGGVNASGFYDPNFMGYGSQAAGLVIVDGKLLQDYNPSNGDTVLGIDYNGKLITGRYTSKELLKMNIRDAMSFRPQLMVNGKNLFAGKDPISWGIAPRTAVGQTADGTILFIVIDGRQKHSIGASMKDMADLLEEYGAVNGMAMDGGTSSMMVDKGNVLTKSANDDPRGRWLPNAWMVY comes from the coding sequence ATGTCAGAGGCACCTTTAACCCGTTCTCGCAGCTCTAAAGATCAACCGCCTATGCGAAGATCAAAAAAGAGGAAAGCGAAACGCAGAATGAAAGTAATGATCGCAAGTATTGTAACCTTCGTTGTACTAGTCGCTGGCTTTTACCTGACACATGACTTGCGGCTATGGCTTGCTGGAACGTTGCTAACCACACAACACTCCAGTTGGGCTAAATATACACTGGTAGGGGAAGACGCGCTTAATTCCCTACGTGCTGAGATTAATAATCCAGAAGCGATTAATTCAGTTTCGCCCGCAGAGATTAGTACAACTCCTGCTAAAGTAGATAAACCAGAAGAAAATCCTGTTCAAAAAGAACTGACTGAAGTTATTCCCGTTGAGAAAAACTTTAATCCTGCTCATTACTTTAAAGGATACGTCATGAAAGTGTCAGATCCAAATCGCGTTCATTTAATTCAAACCACTGGGAACAAGCAGAACCGCGGAAAACCACGTGGTGAATGGATTAGTGAGTTTTCAGAGCGCACAAATGCAATAGGTGGGGTAAATGCAAGTGGCTTTTATGATCCCAATTTTATGGGGTACGGCAGTCAAGCTGCTGGATTAGTCATTGTAGATGGTAAACTGCTACAAGATTACAATCCATCTAATGGGGACACCGTGCTTGGGATTGATTACAACGGGAAATTAATCACAGGACGTTATACCTCCAAAGAACTTCTGAAAATGAATATCAGAGATGCTATGTCATTCCGTCCACAATTGATGGTAAATGGTAAGAATCTCTTCGCTGGGAAAGACCCCATTAGCTGGGGAATCGCCCCACGTACAGCTGTTGGACAGACAGCTGATGGCACCATTTTGTTCATTGTAATTGATGGTCGCCAAAAGCATTCTATCGGGGCAAGTATGAAAGATATGGCTGATCTGCTAGAAGAATACGGTGCCGTAAATGGAATGGCAATGGACGGCGGTACCTCTTCTATGATGGTTGATAAAGGTAACGTTCTCACTAAATCCGCAAATGACGACCCACGTGGTCGTTGGTTACCAAATGCATGGATGGTATACTAA
- a CDS encoding DUF2515 domain-containing protein, giving the protein MPTFTKKQILNNIRHEVKEANANNITRTNAYYSFYQAYPEIDWALLAHLVSRNGGWQMTDLQGEWLPKLLPQQEIEDFFAFLERCNWLIFQDAYPQLLLYAAMKSHTQDFSSWLPELGVSQFMIPIWSRFWHAFGQPERKVWEPFGTFMRNERNLLTWGLIINEQNYIHQRVITHPYFVTHVLERLDFTLPAMFSLEQVLFPYRMSCSNTYDKMLGLSVTNFEELSIRIQIGKTLYHHLFADFERLKAICQFCREIPHTGSRADYWPDRFTPNKAVTSSSNYSPSLSYSPALEQVWPPVQHMTAGGMDWFCDVSWYAQLVQETLLPVIGESEYKTSLDIIKTGTHWFSPFLKTGQWFH; this is encoded by the coding sequence ATGCCTACTTTTACAAAAAAACAAATTCTAAATAACATTCGCCATGAAGTAAAAGAAGCAAATGCAAATAATATTACTCGTACGAATGCCTATTACTCTTTTTATCAAGCTTATCCTGAAATAGATTGGGCCTTGCTAGCTCATTTGGTCTCGCGTAACGGCGGATGGCAAATGACCGACTTACAAGGAGAATGGTTACCAAAACTGTTACCACAACAAGAAATAGAAGATTTTTTTGCCTTTTTGGAGCGATGTAATTGGCTCATATTCCAGGATGCATACCCACAGTTATTGCTATATGCAGCCATGAAATCACATACACAGGATTTTTCCTCATGGTTACCTGAACTTGGTGTTTCTCAATTTATGATTCCTATTTGGTCTAGATTTTGGCACGCTTTTGGCCAACCTGAAAGGAAAGTATGGGAGCCTTTTGGTACCTTCATGAGAAATGAGCGTAATCTTTTAACCTGGGGACTCATTATTAACGAGCAAAATTACATACACCAGCGTGTCATTACTCATCCTTACTTTGTCACACATGTATTAGAACGACTCGACTTTACCTTACCTGCGATGTTTTCCTTAGAACAAGTACTATTCCCTTATCGAATGTCATGTAGCAATACCTATGACAAAATGTTAGGGCTTAGTGTCACGAATTTTGAGGAGCTATCCATTCGTATTCAGATCGGAAAAACCCTATATCATCACCTATTTGCTGATTTTGAGCGTTTGAAAGCTATCTGTCAGTTTTGTCGAGAGATTCCACATACAGGCTCAAGGGCTGATTACTGGCCTGATAGATTTACTCCTAATAAAGCTGTAACATCTTCTAGTAACTATTCCCCCTCTCTCTCCTACAGCCCTGCATTGGAACAAGTGTGGCCACCAGTGCAGCATATGACTGCTGGAGGAATGGACTGGTTTTGTGACGTGTCTTGGTACGCTCAATTAGTGCAGGAAACGCTTTTACCAGTTATAGGGGAATCTGAATACAAAACATCATTGGATATTATCAAAACAGGGACTCATTGGTTTTCTCCCTTTTTAAAAACAGGTCAGTGGTTTCATTAA
- a CDS encoding DUF3900 domain-containing protein: protein MNFSIDWISFFVLEQIDDEGTKQVRMSKILSHDEYERSELKTFLDGEFTKIAKRKVEKNPLHDAAATKLGQFILEPGHPLDSNPNYGLFKRLLHSTSKEDIKANSLDLLQSYLKTPQVRGGVLLIVKAKLDKLDDHFLFLLKCDFEQKTAVITDENSLISNVEMAINAKNMKSIMYPFMEEEGMVDIYHVKIHQFSHARYFEEFLKFIEYPRTITEIVSQEVISLAKQHIEYTYPDDSPQRQQEEEEIELIAASPKRELAEKWEHETVMEAMHIITDHQPEIELKFKLDHLQVRAMLSDYGTQMHIAKVAGRYVVLLEGDILQFEKGFSPVEFLKPKTLHELVDDIEKRANEATTHPGYPEDNIEKTPSMEAVPASAPTDDTPPW from the coding sequence ATGAATTTTAGTATCGACTGGATTTCCTTTTTTGTATTGGAGCAAATAGATGATGAGGGAACGAAGCAGGTACGCATGTCAAAAATTCTCTCGCATGATGAGTATGAGCGTAGCGAACTAAAAACGTTCCTTGATGGCGAATTTACAAAGATTGCTAAACGAAAAGTAGAGAAAAATCCCTTACATGATGCGGCTGCAACCAAATTAGGGCAATTTATTTTAGAGCCTGGACATCCGTTAGACTCTAATCCCAATTATGGATTGTTTAAACGTTTGTTGCATTCTACATCAAAAGAAGATATCAAAGCAAATTCTCTGGACCTGCTCCAATCCTATTTAAAAACTCCGCAAGTTCGTGGTGGCGTGCTTTTAATAGTCAAAGCCAAGTTGGACAAGCTGGATGATCATTTCTTATTTTTGTTAAAATGTGATTTTGAACAAAAAACAGCAGTGATTACGGATGAAAACAGCTTGATATCCAATGTAGAAATGGCGATTAATGCGAAAAATATGAAATCAATCATGTATCCTTTCATGGAAGAAGAGGGTATGGTAGACATCTATCATGTTAAAATTCACCAATTCTCGCATGCTCGCTATTTCGAAGAGTTTCTCAAGTTTATTGAGTATCCTAGAACCATCACGGAAATTGTCTCCCAAGAAGTAATCTCGCTTGCAAAGCAGCATATTGAATACACCTATCCGGATGACTCACCGCAACGTCAGCAAGAGGAAGAAGAAATTGAGCTGATCGCTGCTAGTCCGAAACGTGAGCTTGCAGAGAAATGGGAACATGAGACGGTTATGGAAGCTATGCATATCATTACCGATCACCAGCCCGAAATTGAACTGAAATTTAAGCTGGATCACTTGCAAGTAAGAGCAATGCTGTCCGATTACGGCACACAAATGCATATTGCCAAGGTGGCTGGTCGTTATGTTGTCCTGTTGGAAGGAGACATCTTGCAATTTGAAAAAGGTTTTTCTCCTGTGGAATTTTTAAAACCCAAAACTCTTCATGAACTAGTAGACGATATTGAGAAAAGGGCTAATGAAGCTACTACTCATCCTGGGTACCCAGAGGATAACATTGAAAAAACTCCTAGTATGGAAGCAGTACCAGCATCAGCGCCTACAGATGATACTCCACCTTGGTAG